One region of Populus trichocarpa isolate Nisqually-1 chromosome 4, P.trichocarpa_v4.1, whole genome shotgun sequence genomic DNA includes:
- the LOC7493564 gene encoding uncharacterized protein LOC7493564 → MAHDAAVSALGKFLQFHREKLNAAQFLKTWLRHLPLENNLNEAKVAHHQLCSLVEVSDVELLGPKKKNLHKIVTVYAEILWAGKKLATEETVSQMIKQLELYRRRSIPSTWRSFMLSMENHLRRKLESKLSS, encoded by the exons ATGGCCCATGATGCTGCTGTTTCTGCTCTAGGAAAATTTTTGCAGTTCCATCGTGAAAAACTCAATGCGGCACAg TTTTTAAAGACATGGTTAAGACATTTGCCGCTGGAAAATAATCTAAACGAGGCCAAAGTTGCGCATCATCAGCTTTGTTCACTAGTTGAAGT GTCAGATGTGGAACTTCTTGgtcccaaaaagaaaaatcttcacaAGATTGTTACTGTTTATGCCGAG atcCTGTGGGCAGGTAAGAAGTTAGCAACTGAGGAAACTGTAAGCCAAATGATCAAGCAATTGGAACTTTACAGGAGAAGGTCAATCCCCTCTACCTGGAGATCCTTCATGTTATCCATGGAAAACCATCTGCGAAGGAAGTTGGAATCAAAATTATCATCCTAG
- the LOC127905216 gene encoding uncharacterized protein LOC127905216: MCAKEEKVKTDLHWDWMRDEVHHMYHQYWQSRHAAVLSLGIVAERCSSLKESIHSWDQMAGRIIRSVKEDMHPCVRLTALYTIKQFSKNLKPEFQDQYRDQVLPALTKAMDDFNYPRVQVQAYSALFEFTSNCTPSILNPYLKEIVTKLLKELRDQFAEYYSTVMPYLKVIMMTAKKELDHNLLANSVDCITMVWMAVGKEKIRDDTDMAWARLGKCLGKEFKPYMSVSIPRLLRSAKIGSYVLIPENPDNVDESDGSIRALILGERKIWIKTKVLEEKVAACKGLYLLADELKDGLSVWIEEVAQTLVPFLNFLLNEEIRRVAASAMPVLLKSSKEAKQKGNLELSDESPFEKLCSDVLPALVKALSKESLPEIAAIILDSLEECMKMSGPVLDEDQTELVLEEDNECFEFKKQSRGH; the protein is encoded by the exons ATGTGTGCTAAAGAGGAGAAGGTGAAGACGGATCTTCATTGGGACTGGATGAGGGACGAGGTGCACCACATGTACCACCAAT ATTGGCAGAGCCGCCACGCTGCGGTTCTTTCCCTTGGCATTGTTGCAGAGAGATGCTCAAGTCTAAAG GAGTCGATACACAGTTGGGATCAAATGGCAGGAAGAATTATAAGAAGTGTCAAAGAAGACATGCACCCTTGTGTGCGTTTGACAGCTTTATATACAATTAAACAATTTTCCAAGAATTTGAAACCTGAATTTCAAGACCAGTATCGTGACCAAGTTCTTCCTGCATTAACGAAAGCCATGGATGATTTCAATTATCCCCGCGTTCAG GTGCAAGCTTATTCAGCATTGTTTGAATTCACCTCGAACTGCACTCCAAGTATTCTAAATCCTTACCTAAAAGAAATTGTCACCAAATTGCTCAAAGAATTAAGG GATCAGTTTGCAGAGTATTACAGTACTGTCATGCCTTACCTTAAGGTTATAATGATGACTGCGAAAAAAGAACTTGATCACAACCTTCTTGCCAATTCCGTGGATTGCATCACTATGGTTTGGATGGCTGTAGGAAAGGAGAAGATCAGAGATGATACTGATATG GCATGGGCCAGACTGGGGAAATGCTTGGGAAAAGAATTCAAACCTTATATGAGTGTCTCCATTCCTCGTTTGCTCAGGTCTGCTAAAATTGGATCATATGTCCTTATACCTGAGAATCCTGACAATGTTGATGAATCAGACGGAAG TATCAGGGCCCTGATTCTTGGAGAACGAAAGATATGGATCAAGACTAAGGTCCTGGAGGAGAAAGTTGCAGCTTGTAAAGGGCTGTATTTACTTGCTGATGAGTTGAAGGACGGACTTTCTGTATGGATCGAAGAG GTTGCTCAGACTTTAGTTCCATTTCTCAACTTTCTACTCAACGAAGAGATTCGAAGAGTTGCTGCTTCAG CCATGCCAGTGCTATTAAAATCATCTaaagaagcaaaacaaaaagGGAATCTTGAATTGTCTGATGAATCTCCTTTCGAGAAGTTATGTTCTGATGTGTTACCAGCTTTGGTAAAAGCACTAAGTAAG GAATCCTTGCCCGAAATTGCTGCAATAATTTTGGACTCATTGGAGGAATGCATGAAG ATGTCTGGACCTGTTCTAGATGAAGACCAGACTGAACTTGTTCTTGAAGAAGATAATGAATGTTTTGAATTCAAGAAGCAAAGTAGGGGACATTGA
- the LOC7493563 gene encoding plasmodesmata-located protein 7 isoform X3: protein MGRTTSSSLLLTFTFIVSLSSLTCPSLSASTDAFVFGGCTQQKYVQDSPFESNLNSLLTSLVNSATYSSYNNYTIMGSSPQDVVYGLYQCRGDLSMPDCATCVARAVSQLGVLCAQTCGGALQLQGCYVKYDNTTFLGVEDKTVVLKKCGPSVGYDTDAMNLRDAVLGGLARTGGAYRVGGSGDVQGVAQCIGDLSTGECQDCLSEAIMRLKSDCGTADYGDMFLAKCYARYTTGGPHVYTKSHSGK from the exons ATGGGAAGAACAACAAGCTCTTCACTTCTCTTAACCTTCACATTCATCGTCTCTTTGTCATCTCTCACTTGTCCTTCACTTTCAGCTTCCACAGATGCATTTGTCTTTGGCGGCTGCACTCAACAAAAATATGTACAAGACTCACCTTTTGAGTCCAACCTTAATTCTCTCCTTACTTCTCTTGTCAACTCAGCTACATACTCTTCTTACAACAACTATACCATTATGGGGTCAAGCCCACAAGATGTTGTTTACGGGCTTTACCAGTGCCGTGGTGACCTGTCAATGCCTGATTGTGCCACATGTGTCGCCCGTGCCGTGAGCCAACTCGGTGTTCTGTGTGCTCAGACATGTGGCGGAGCATTGCAGCTGCAAGGTTGTTATGTAAAGTATGATAATACAACGTTTTTGGGTGTGGAAGATAAGACTGTGGTATTGAAGAAATGTGGACCTTCGGTTGGGTATGATACGGATGCTATGAACCTTAGGGATGCAGTTTTAGGGGGGCTGGCTAGAACTGGTGGGGCTTACCGGGTTGGCGGGTCAGGTGATGTCCAGGGTGTGGCCCAATGTATCGGTGACTTGAGTACCGGAGAATGTCAGGACTGTTTGTCGGAGGCGATCATGCGGCTGAAATCCGACTGCGGCACGGCAGATTATGGTGATATGTTCCTGGCTAAGTGCTACGCTAGGTACACCACCGGTGGGCCTCATGTGTATACCAAGTCTCATAGTG GTAAATAA
- the LOC7493563 gene encoding plasmodesmata-located protein 7 isoform X1, producing MGRTTSSSLLLTFTFIVSLSSLTCPSLSASTDAFVFGGCTQQKYVQDSPFESNLNSLLTSLVNSATYSSYNNYTIMGSSPQDVVYGLYQCRGDLSMPDCATCVARAVSQLGVLCAQTCGGALQLQGCYVKYDNTTFLGVEDKTVVLKKCGPSVGYDTDAMNLRDAVLGGLARTGGAYRVGGSGDVQGVAQCIGDLSTGECQDCLSEAIMRLKSDCGTADYGDMFLAKCYARYTTGGPHVYTKSHSADKSTSDGEKTFAIIIGLLAGVALLIIFLSFLRKVFGGNGK from the exons ATGGGAAGAACAACAAGCTCTTCACTTCTCTTAACCTTCACATTCATCGTCTCTTTGTCATCTCTCACTTGTCCTTCACTTTCAGCTTCCACAGATGCATTTGTCTTTGGCGGCTGCACTCAACAAAAATATGTACAAGACTCACCTTTTGAGTCCAACCTTAATTCTCTCCTTACTTCTCTTGTCAACTCAGCTACATACTCTTCTTACAACAACTATACCATTATGGGGTCAAGCCCACAAGATGTTGTTTACGGGCTTTACCAGTGCCGTGGTGACCTGTCAATGCCTGATTGTGCCACATGTGTCGCCCGTGCCGTGAGCCAACTCGGTGTTCTGTGTGCTCAGACATGTGGCGGAGCATTGCAGCTGCAAGGTTGTTATGTAAAGTATGATAATACAACGTTTTTGGGTGTGGAAGATAAGACTGTGGTATTGAAGAAATGTGGACCTTCGGTTGGGTATGATACGGATGCTATGAACCTTAGGGATGCAGTTTTAGGGGGGCTGGCTAGAACTGGTGGGGCTTACCGGGTTGGCGGGTCAGGTGATGTCCAGGGTGTGGCCCAATGTATCGGTGACTTGAGTACCGGAGAATGTCAGGACTGTTTGTCGGAGGCGATCATGCGGCTGAAATCCGACTGCGGCACGGCAGATTATGGTGATATGTTCCTGGCTAAGTGCTACGCTAGGTACACCACCGGTGGGCCTCATGTGTATACCAAGTCTCATAGTG CAGATAAATCTACCAGTGATGGTGAGAAGAcatttgcaataattattggACTGTTGGCTGGAGTAGCATTgctcattatttttctttctttccttagaAAGGTGTTCGGAGGAAATG GTAAATAA
- the LOC7493563 gene encoding plasmodesmata-located protein 7 isoform X2, with protein sequence MGRTTSSSLLLTFTFIVSLSSLTCPSLSASTDAFVFGGCTQQKYVQDSPFESNLNSLLTSLVNSATYSSYNNYTIMGSSPQDVVYGLYQCRGDLSMPDCATCVARAVSQLGVLCAQTCGGALQLQGCYVKYDNTTFLGVEDKTVVLKKCGPSVGYDTDAMNLRDAVLGGLARTGGAYRVGGSGDVQGVAQCIGDLSTGECQDCLSEAIMRLKSDCGTADYGDMFLAKCYARYTTGGPHVYTKSHSDKSTSDGEKTFAIIIGLLAGVALLIIFLSFLRKVFGGNGK encoded by the exons ATGGGAAGAACAACAAGCTCTTCACTTCTCTTAACCTTCACATTCATCGTCTCTTTGTCATCTCTCACTTGTCCTTCACTTTCAGCTTCCACAGATGCATTTGTCTTTGGCGGCTGCACTCAACAAAAATATGTACAAGACTCACCTTTTGAGTCCAACCTTAATTCTCTCCTTACTTCTCTTGTCAACTCAGCTACATACTCTTCTTACAACAACTATACCATTATGGGGTCAAGCCCACAAGATGTTGTTTACGGGCTTTACCAGTGCCGTGGTGACCTGTCAATGCCTGATTGTGCCACATGTGTCGCCCGTGCCGTGAGCCAACTCGGTGTTCTGTGTGCTCAGACATGTGGCGGAGCATTGCAGCTGCAAGGTTGTTATGTAAAGTATGATAATACAACGTTTTTGGGTGTGGAAGATAAGACTGTGGTATTGAAGAAATGTGGACCTTCGGTTGGGTATGATACGGATGCTATGAACCTTAGGGATGCAGTTTTAGGGGGGCTGGCTAGAACTGGTGGGGCTTACCGGGTTGGCGGGTCAGGTGATGTCCAGGGTGTGGCCCAATGTATCGGTGACTTGAGTACCGGAGAATGTCAGGACTGTTTGTCGGAGGCGATCATGCGGCTGAAATCCGACTGCGGCACGGCAGATTATGGTGATATGTTCCTGGCTAAGTGCTACGCTAGGTACACCACCGGTGGGCCTCATGTGTATACCAAGTCTCATAGTG ATAAATCTACCAGTGATGGTGAGAAGAcatttgcaataattattggACTGTTGGCTGGAGTAGCATTgctcattatttttctttctttccttagaAAGGTGTTCGGAGGAAATG GTAAATAA
- the LOC7487396 gene encoding probable inactive receptor kinase At1g48480 translates to MKPRPTLLVSIAFFVFFSLNSLSTVESDLASERAALVTLRDAVGGRSLLWNLSENPCQWVGVFCDQKNSTVVELRLPAMGFSGQLPVALGNLTSLQTLSLRFNALSGRIPADIGDIISLRNLYLQGNFFSGEIPEFLFKLQNLVRLNLANNNFSGVISPSFNNLTRLDTLYLEGNQLTGSIPDLNLPLDQFNVSFNNLTGRIPQKLSNKPASAFQGTFLCGGPLVSCNGTSNGGDKLSGGAIAGIVIGCVIGFLLILLILIFLCRRKRDKKEVGSKDVEQPRESEVEIPGEKAAGGSGNVSAGQTGAVVKSEAKSSGTKNLVFFGNAVRAFDLEDLLKASAEVLGKGTFGTAYKATLDVGMVVAVKRLKEVTVPEKEFREKIEVVGNMNHENLVPLRAYYYSRDEKLLVHDYMPMGSLSALLHGNKGSGRTPLNWETRSGIALGAARGIAYIHSQGPANSHGNIKSSNILLTTSFEARVSDFGLAHLAGPTPTPNRIDGYRAPEVTDARKVSQKADVYSFGILLLELLTGKAPTHTQLNDEGVDLPRWVQSVVREEWSAEVFDPELLRYQTVEEDMVQLLQLASDCTAQYPDNRPSMSEVRSRMEDLCRSSSQEHDIIDDKSS, encoded by the exons ATGAAGCCAAGACCAACTCTTTTAGTCTCAATAgctttctttgtgtttttctcaTTGAATTCGTTATCTACCGTGGAGTCAGATCTAGCTTCTGAGAGGGCAGCTTTGGTAACTCTACGTGATGCAGTTGGAGGCAGATCACTTTTGTGGAACCTGTCAGAGAATCCATGTCAATGGGTGGGAGTGTTTTGTGACCAAAAGAACAGTACGGTTGTTGAGTTAAGGTTACCTGCCATGGGATTTTCAGGGCAGCTGCCTGTTGCACTTGGAAATTTAACAAGTTTGCAAACACTGTCTTTGAGGTTCAATGCACTTTCAGGGCGAATTCCAGCTGATATAGGCGATATTATTTCTCTACGTAATCTTTATTTGCAAGGGAACTTCTTTTCTGGGGAGATTCCTGAATTCTTGTTCAAGTTACAGAACTTGGTAAGGTTAAACTTGGCTAATAATAACTTCTCTGGTGTGATCTCTCCAAGTTTTAATAACTTGACTAGGTTGGATACTTTGTATTTGGAGGGGAATCAGCTTACTGGTTCCATTCCTGACTTGAATTTGCCACTTGATCAATTCAATGTTTCTTTTAACAATTTGACTGGTCGTATTCCTCAGAAGTTATCTAATAAGCCTGCAAGTGCTTTTCAAGGGACCTTTCTTTGTGGGGGGCCTTTGGTTTCTTGCAATGGTACTTCAAATGGTGGTGATAAGTTGTCTGGTGGAGCAATTGCTGGGATTGTTATTGGATGTGTAATtggatttttgttaattttattgatctTGATCTTCTTGTGTCGACGAAAGAGAGACAAAAAAGAAGTAGGGTCTAAAGATGTTGAGCAGCCAAGGGAAAGTGAAGTTGAGATCCCCGGTGAGAAGGCGGCAGGGGGGAGTGGTAATGTGAGTGCAGGGCAAACTGGGGCGGTAGTGAAAAGTGAAGCTAAGAGTAGTGGGACTAAGAATTTGGTGTTCTTTGGGAACGCGGTGAGGGCATTTGATTTGGAGGACTTGTTGAAAGCTTCCGCAGAGGTTTTGGGGAAGGGAACGTTTGGTACTGCCTATAAGGCCACTTTGGATGTGGGGATGGTGGTGGCTGTGAAGAGGCTGAAGGAAGTAACGGTACCGGAGAAGGAATTTAGAGAGAAGATTGAAGTGGTTGGAAATATGAATCATGAGAATTTGGTTCCATTGAGGGCTTATTATTATAGCCGGGATGAAAAGCTTCTTGTTCATGATTACATGCCCATGGGAAGCTTATCTGCACTTTTGCATG GAAATAAAGGTTCTGGCAGGACTCCATTGAATTGGGAGACAAGGTCTGGCATTGCTCTTGGAGCTGCCAGAGGGATTGCATACATCCACTCTCAGGGCCCTGCAAACTCTCATGGAAACATTAAGTCATCAAATATCCTCCTCACCACTTCGTTTGAAGCCCGTGTCTCTGACTTCGGCCTTGCACACCTAGCAGGTCCTACCCCCACTCCCAACCGCATCGATGGCTATCGTGCACCAGAAGTGACGGATGCTCGTAAAGTATCCCAAAAAGCTGATGTCTACAGCTTTGGTATATTGCTGTTGGAATTGCTCACAGGAAAGGCTCCAACACATACGCAATTGAATGATGAGGGTGTAGACCTTCCAAGATGGGTCCAATCTGTTGTCAGAGAAGAATGGTCTGCTGAGGTGTTTGATCCTGAGCTTCTTCGATACCAGACTGTAGAGGAGGATATGGTTCAGCTCCTACAGCTTGCAAGCGATTGCACTGCTCAATATCCTGATAACCGCCCTTCAATGTCCGAGGTGAGAAGCCGAATGGAGGACCTTTGTCGTTCTAGCTCACAAGAACATGACATTATCGATGACAAGTCCTCTTAA
- the LOC7487395 gene encoding ADP-ribosylation factor-like protein 8c, with translation MGLLDSLLNWLRSLFFKQEMELSLVGLQNAGKTSLVNSIATGGYSEDMIPTVGFNMRKVTKGNVTIKLWDLGGQRRFRTMWERYCRGVTAILYVVDAADRDSVPISRSELHDLLTKPSLSGIPLLVVGNKIDKSEALSKQALVDQLGLESIADREVCCYMISCKDSINIGMVIDWLIKHSKTANSSAV, from the exons CTTATTCTTTAAACAAGAAATGGAGCTATCCCTTGTAGGCCTTCAGAATGCTGGAAAGACATCTCTTGTTAATTCCATTGCT ACAGGTGGCTACAGTGAGGACATGATTCCAACT GTTGGATTCAACATGCGAAAAGTTACAAAAGGCAATGTAACGATAAAGCTTTGGGATCTCGGAGGGCAGCGGAGGTTTCGTACAATGTGGGAGCGTTATTGTCGTGGGGTCACTGCGATTCT GTATGTAGTTGATGCAGCTGATAGAGACAGCGTTCCCATTTCAAGAAGTGAGTTACATGACCTCCTAACAAAACCTTCTTTAAGTGGAATCCCTTTGCTTGTTGTTGGCAACAAAATTGACAAGTCAGAAGCTCTGTCCAAGCAAGCTTTGGTGGATCAGCT CGGTCTTGAATCAATCGCAGATAGAGAGGTGTGCTGCTATATGATCTCATGCAAGGACTCCATAAACATAGGCATGGTCATCGACTGGCTTATCAAGCACTCAAAAACAGCAAATTCATCAGCAGTTTGA